One region of Myxosarcina sp. GI1 genomic DNA includes:
- a CDS encoding metal ABC transporter ATP-binding protein, translating to MNPALGITVDNISVTYNNARLALYNASCQILPGTITGLVGPNGGGKSTLFKAIMGFLKPNQGWVRINGLSIARAQKQQLMAYVPQADEVDWNFPISVADAVMMGRYGYMNLLRIPGSQDRRLVRESLARVGMSEYRNCQIGELSGGQKKRAFLARALAQESKIMLLDEPFTGVDIKTEKSIIDLLLQLKNAGHTILVSTHDLASISTFCDRVILLNQTILAAGTTEEVFTEENLAMTFGGLSTVGSDRYKNTKSPKR from the coding sequence ATGAATCCAGCTTTAGGAATTACAGTCGATAATATTAGCGTTACCTACAATAATGCTCGCCTCGCGCTTTATAATGCTAGCTGCCAAATTTTACCAGGGACGATTACTGGGTTGGTAGGACCTAATGGTGGTGGTAAATCGACTTTGTTTAAAGCGATTATGGGGTTTTTAAAGCCAAATCAGGGATGGGTTCGCATTAATGGTTTGTCAATTGCTAGAGCGCAAAAACAGCAGCTTATGGCTTACGTTCCCCAGGCAGACGAAGTTGACTGGAACTTTCCTATTAGCGTCGCAGATGCAGTAATGATGGGACGTTACGGCTATATGAATCTATTACGGATACCTGGTTCTCAAGATCGCCGTCTGGTCAGAGAAAGTTTGGCGCGGGTAGGGATGTCCGAATATCGCAACTGTCAAATTGGAGAACTTTCGGGAGGACAGAAAAAACGAGCTTTTTTAGCCAGGGCTTTGGCTCAGGAAAGTAAAATAATGTTGCTCGACGAACCTTTTACAGGGGTAGATATTAAAACCGAAAAAAGCATTATCGATCTGCTGCTACAGCTAAAAAATGCAGGACATACTATCTTAGTTTCGACTCACGATTTAGCCTCAATTTCTACTTTTTGCGATCGCGTCATTTTACTCAATCAAACTATCTTGGCGGCAGGTACTACCGAAGAAGTATTTACCGAAGAAAATTTAGCAATGACTTTCGGTGGTTTATCTACAGTAGGTAGCGATCGTTATAAGAATACTAAATCGCCAAAAAGATAA
- a CDS encoding hybrid sensor histidine kinase/response regulator: MSDGSGSSVQQQTKLKQFERVKKVLILATHTAEAEAIATTLRSSSLNCQYHVCVTVKQARKALVDDAYNVMLYDYSADGDRSIKNPLQQLGWWYELSPQIPLVLVTDTLGDEIAVECIQAGVGGYVLRHRLDKLPNIIENLLANFSWQKSQLQFVTVGQQQKRIEQLEAENQRLRAAETAIQEHISHLAHELRSPVAGIVGFARMLRDCIYGALNTKQMQYICSITSTGEYLLELVNNYLDLAKIEADKEEIHIERLVVEEVCYSALSIIRPRVKEKNLELNFGLGKDVDFCFADPIRLKQILLNLLSNAVKFTAAGSVTLKVEKKDEMLTFAVIDTGIGIAPSDCDKLFQAFQQLNSWREGTGLGLVLSRKLARLHGGDITIGSEVGKGSCFTLHLPSKFKKVES; this comes from the coding sequence ATGTCAGATGGTTCTGGATCGAGCGTACAGCAACAAACAAAGTTAAAGCAGTTTGAACGGGTCAAAAAAGTTCTTATTTTGGCAACTCATACTGCTGAAGCTGAAGCAATTGCCACAACATTACGTTCGAGCAGCTTAAATTGTCAATACCATGTTTGTGTGACGGTGAAGCAAGCCCGTAAAGCTTTAGTGGATGATGCGTATAATGTAATGTTGTACGACTATTCTGCCGATGGCGATCGCTCTATTAAGAATCCTTTACAACAATTAGGTTGGTGGTACGAACTGTCGCCTCAAATTCCTTTAGTTTTGGTTACAGACACTTTGGGAGATGAAATAGCTGTAGAATGTATACAAGCAGGGGTTGGCGGTTACGTTCTCAGACACAGGCTCGACAAACTGCCAAATATTATAGAAAATTTGCTTGCTAATTTTAGTTGGCAAAAATCGCAGCTACAATTTGTTACAGTTGGGCAGCAACAAAAACGTATCGAGCAGCTTGAAGCTGAAAACCAACGTTTGAGAGCGGCAGAAACAGCTATTCAAGAACATATTTCTCATCTCGCTCATGAATTACGCAGTCCCGTCGCAGGAATCGTAGGATTTGCCAGAATGCTTAGAGACTGTATCTATGGTGCTTTAAATACCAAACAAATGCAGTATATTTGTTCGATAACTTCAACTGGTGAATATCTTTTAGAATTGGTCAATAACTATTTAGACCTTGCCAAAATTGAAGCTGATAAAGAAGAAATACATATTGAGAGATTAGTAGTAGAAGAAGTTTGCTATAGTGCTTTATCAATAATTAGACCCAGAGTCAAAGAAAAGAACTTAGAGCTAAATTTCGGTTTAGGCAAAGATGTGGACTTTTGTTTTGCAGATCCGATACGCTTAAAACAAATATTGCTCAATTTGTTGTCTAACGCAGTCAAATTTACCGCAGCAGGTTCGGTAACATTAAAAGTAGAGAAAAAAGATGAAATGCTGACATTTGCAGTAATCGATACGGGAATTGGTATAGCTCCCAGCGACTGTGATAAACTTTTTCAAGCTTTCCAACAACTTAATAGCTGGCGTGAAGGGACGGGTTTGGGTTTGGTTTTATCTCGTAAATTAGCAAGACTTCATGGTGGCGATATTACTATTGGCTCGGAAGTAGGTAAGGGTAGCTGTTTTACTCTACATCTTCCCTCAAAGTTTAAAAAAGTAGAAAGTTAA
- the ndhD1 gene encoding photosynthetic/respiratory NAD(P)H-quinone oxidoreductase subunit D1: protein MTNFPWLTISILFPIAASLLLPLIPDKDGKTVRWYALSVGLIDFVVLVYAFYTGYDFNNPDLQLVESYSWIPELDLNWSVGADGLSMPLILLTGFITTLAIMAAWPVTFKPKLFYFLMLAMYGGQIAVFAVQDMLLFFLVWELELVPVYLILSIWGGKKRLYAATKFILYTAGGSLFILIAALTMAFYGDTVTFDMSAIAAKDYTINLQLLLYGGFLIAYGVKLPIFPLHTWLPDAHGEATAPAHMLLAGILLKMGGYALIRMNMGMLPDAHAVFAPILVILGVVNIIYAALTSFAQRNLKRKIAYSSISHMGFVLIGIASFTDLGTSGAMLQMISHGLIGASLFFMVGATYDRTHTLMLDEMGGVGQKMKKIFAMWTTCSFASLALPGMSGFVAELMVFVGFATSDAYNSTFKVIIVFLAAVGVILTPIYLLSMLREMLYGPENKELVHHTNLIDAEPREVFIIACLLIPIIGIGLYPKLITQIYDSSIAQLTARARNSVPSLIETARRSPQTSFYSTLSQGAPNLERLSK, encoded by the coding sequence ATGACAAACTTTCCTTGGTTAACTATCAGCATTTTGTTTCCCATTGCTGCTTCCTTGCTGCTACCGTTGATTCCCGACAAAGATGGCAAAACGGTAAGATGGTATGCCTTAAGCGTGGGCTTAATCGATTTTGTAGTTTTAGTCTATGCTTTTTATACTGGTTATGACTTCAACAATCCCGACCTACAGTTAGTAGAAAGTTATTCTTGGATACCCGAACTAGATCTCAACTGGTCGGTTGGGGCTGACGGGTTGTCGATGCCGTTAATTTTGCTTACGGGTTTTATTACCACCCTGGCGATTATGGCAGCTTGGCCCGTAACTTTCAAACCCAAGCTGTTTTACTTTTTGATGTTGGCAATGTATGGCGGACAAATTGCTGTCTTTGCCGTACAGGATATGCTGCTATTTTTTCTCGTCTGGGAATTGGAACTCGTTCCCGTATATTTAATTCTGTCAATTTGGGGCGGTAAAAAACGTTTGTATGCGGCAACTAAGTTTATTCTCTACACTGCTGGCGGCTCATTATTTATTTTGATTGCCGCTTTGACTATGGCATTCTATGGGGATACAGTTACCTTTGACATGAGCGCGATCGCCGCTAAAGATTATACGATAAATTTACAGCTATTACTTTATGGTGGATTTTTGATTGCTTACGGTGTCAAGCTACCGATTTTTCCTCTACACACCTGGCTGCCAGATGCTCACGGCGAAGCCACCGCACCAGCGCACATGTTGCTGGCAGGTATTCTGCTAAAAATGGGTGGTTATGCCTTAATCAGAATGAATATGGGAATGCTGCCCGATGCTCATGCTGTTTTTGCTCCCATTTTGGTGATTTTAGGGGTAGTCAATATTATTTATGCGGCATTGACTTCTTTTGCCCAACGCAACCTCAAGCGCAAAATTGCCTATTCTTCAATTTCTCACATGGGGTTCGTGTTAATTGGGATTGCTTCCTTTACCGATTTGGGTACTAGTGGAGCGATGCTACAGATGATCTCTCACGGTCTAATCGGCGCGAGCCTCTTTTTTATGGTCGGAGCTACTTACGATCGCACTCATACGCTGATGTTAGATGAAATGGGTGGTGTCGGGCAAAAAATGAAAAAAATCTTTGCCATGTGGACTACCTGTTCCTTTGCTTCTTTAGCTTTACCTGGAATGAGTGGGTTTGTCGCAGAACTGATGGTATTTGTCGGTTTTGCCACCAGTGATGCCTATAACTCTACTTTTAAAGTAATTATTGTTTTCTTAGCCGCAGTTGGGGTAATTCTCACGCCAATTTATCTCTTGTCAATGTTAAGAGAAATGCTCTACGGTCCCGAAAATAAAGAACTCGTCCATCATACCAACCTGATCGATGCCGAACCGAGAGAGGTATTTATTATTGCCTGTCTGTTAATTCCCATTATCGGCATCGGGTTGTATCCCAAACTAATTACCCAAATTTATGATTCTAGTATCGCTCAGTTAACCGCTAGAGCGCGTAATTCCGTACCGAGTTTAATCGAAACAGCACGGCGGTCGCCACAAACTTCTTTTTACTCGACCCTTTCTCAGGGCGCACCAAATTTAGAGCGGTTGAGTAAGTAA
- a CDS encoding site-2 protease family protein codes for MFNESQSPLVFFLIAVVFVILLWGYNRAKEYGRLGILGWLQSVVLTAPWLLFFSLFALGIYINIVGILFLFIASVAVYIWLGRKLRAAGQEEFLKEKAAARIKAEAIKEAESSESTDSGTDLMLSALTPIPEDDIAKLKEIFSIDTFFATETILEGNGAIFRGNLRNDPETAHSMMSEKLEKLFGEKYRLFLVNNPNQKPVVVILPSSNDPQPTTLAQKNLALVLFIATVVTSLEAASLLLGFDLFSDFSRYGETIPLGIGLWSVLIAHEIGHRVLAKRNNIRLSIPFFIPTWQIGSFGAITRFESLLPNRSTLFDIALAGPAVGGIVSLILLMLGLVLSHSGSLFQLPTEFFRSSILVGALAKTVLGSSLEAAIVDIHPLVIVGWLGLVITALNLLPAGKLDGGRIVHAIYGRKIARRTTVATLIVLGIVSLFNPTNPIPLYWAILILFLQRDLERPVMNELTEPNDTRAAWGLLALFLMLATLIPLSSTLALRLGIGG; via the coding sequence ATGTTTAATGAATCGCAATCTCCGCTAGTTTTTTTCTTAATTGCTGTCGTCTTTGTAATTTTGCTTTGGGGTTACAATCGAGCCAAAGAATATGGCAGACTGGGAATTTTAGGATGGTTGCAATCAGTAGTCCTGACTGCTCCTTGGCTACTGTTTTTTAGCTTATTTGCTCTGGGAATTTACATCAACATAGTAGGAATACTATTTTTATTTATTGCCTCAGTTGCAGTTTATATTTGGTTGGGCAGAAAATTAAGAGCCGCAGGACAAGAAGAATTTCTCAAGGAAAAAGCCGCAGCCAGAATCAAAGCCGAAGCGATTAAAGAGGCAGAATCTTCCGAGTCAACAGATTCTGGAACCGATTTAATGTTATCGGCACTCACACCAATTCCCGAAGACGATATCGCTAAACTTAAAGAAATTTTTAGTATTGATACCTTCTTCGCTACCGAAACAATTCTCGAAGGCAATGGAGCGATTTTTCGCGGTAATCTGCGAAACGATCCCGAAACAGCACATTCGATGATGAGCGAAAAGCTAGAAAAGCTATTTGGAGAAAAATATCGTCTGTTTTTAGTTAATAATCCCAACCAAAAGCCTGTAGTAGTAATTTTACCTAGCTCGAACGATCCCCAACCTACTACCCTGGCTCAAAAAAATCTTGCTTTAGTTTTGTTTATTGCTACCGTCGTTACAAGTTTAGAAGCAGCTAGTTTACTGTTAGGTTTCGATTTATTTAGCGATTTTAGTCGCTACGGGGAAACCATTCCTTTGGGTATTGGCTTATGGAGCGTACTAATCGCTCATGAAATTGGGCATCGCGTTTTAGCCAAACGTAATAACATTCGTCTTAGCATTCCTTTTTTCATTCCCACCTGGCAAATTGGTTCTTTTGGGGCAATTACTCGTTTTGAATCTTTGTTGCCCAACCGCTCTACCTTGTTTGATATTGCTCTGGCAGGACCGGCAGTAGGAGGAATTGTTTCTCTAATACTGCTAATGTTAGGCTTGGTTTTATCTCATTCTGGCAGTCTGTTTCAGTTGCCTACAGAATTTTTTCGCAGTTCGATTTTAGTCGGTGCTTTGGCAAAAACTGTTTTAGGTTCGTCTTTAGAAGCAGCAATTGTCGATATCCACCCTCTAGTCATAGTAGGTTGGCTGGGTTTGGTAATTACAGCTTTAAATCTCTTGCCAGCAGGTAAGTTAGATGGCGGCAGAATCGTTCACGCTATTTACGGACGTAAAATTGCTCGGCGTACCACCGTAGCTACATTAATTGTTTTAGGTATTGTTTCATTATTCAATCCTACCAATCCCATTCCGCTTTATTGGGCGATATTAATTTTGTTTCTACAGCGCGATTTAGAACGCCCCGTAATGAACGAATTAACAGAACCAAACGATACTAGGGCTGCTTGGGGTTTACTGGCACTATTTCTGATGTTAGCTACGCTAATTCCTTTAAGTTCCACCTTAGCTCTACGTTTGGGTATTGGTGGATGA
- a CDS encoding amidase family protein — MSITVTSTSEPVSFNLTEATVAEINEAFEFGALTSEKLARLYLNRVEAYDPLLNPIIELNPDLLEQARAIDVQRQQGNISDPLAGIPVLLKDNVDTADLPTTAGSLALEGSIPPDDALITAELQDAGALILGKASLTEFANFLTDGMPNGYSSLNGFTYNPYNPTPEPNGEPIFDPGGSSSGPAVAVAASLAPVSVGTETSGSILSPATNNSVVGIKPTVGLVSRDGIIPISASQDTAGPFGRTVADAATLLGDLTGVDPSDPATAASEGKFYTDYTQFLDPNALDGARIGVPKAYWERLSEDQVPLIETAISTIESQGATIVYEEIPTTEELSEFSSSVLFYEFKRDLNAYLDSLGDDAPVDTLAEVIAFNEANAEEALRYGQTRALESQAIDLVEDREQYLEDRATDLRLAKEEGIDAYLEQYDLDAILFPENFGASIAAKAGYPSINVPGGYIPNGEPFGVTFSGTAFSEPELIGFAYDYEQASKLRVSPESTPPLEGELFEYQTQVTVTGDAKDNEISPELVADFDGNGDLIFAGAGEDLIDTSQALTGSNRIYGGAGKDEVIVGLEDFAAGGKGDDLLDASVGRGQNRLYGGAGNDEFFLGSKDRAFGGNGSDSFFVLAGGNNFLTGGVGADQFWIANAELPDAVNTITDFEIGKDVIGIGGLDLSFDDLSLTQQDGDTLIATKTQDLAILQGITASLGESDFVLV, encoded by the coding sequence TTGTCTATCACCGTTACCTCAACCTCAGAGCCAGTTTCTTTTAATCTGACAGAAGCAACAGTTGCAGAAATTAACGAGGCGTTTGAATTTGGGGCATTAACCTCAGAAAAATTAGCTCGACTTTACCTCAACCGTGTTGAAGCTTACGATCCGCTACTCAATCCAATTATCGAACTCAATCCGGATCTTTTAGAGCAAGCCAGAGCGATCGATGTCCAGCGTCAGCAGGGAAACATAAGCGATCCTCTAGCAGGGATTCCAGTTCTGTTAAAAGATAACGTCGACACGGCAGATTTACCTACAACCGCAGGTTCTCTAGCATTAGAAGGCTCAATTCCTCCCGATGACGCTTTGATCACTGCCGAACTTCAGGATGCGGGTGCGCTAATTTTGGGCAAGGCAAGTTTAACCGAATTTGCTAATTTCCTCACCGATGGCATGCCCAACGGCTATAGCTCGCTCAATGGCTTTACCTATAATCCCTACAATCCGACTCCCGAACCCAACGGAGAACCAATTTTCGATCCTGGTGGTTCTAGTAGCGGTCCTGCGGTGGCAGTTGCAGCAAGTTTAGCTCCCGTATCGGTCGGTACGGAAACCTCTGGTTCGATTCTCAGTCCTGCTACCAATAATTCAGTTGTTGGTATTAAACCCACTGTTGGTTTGGTCAGCCGCGATGGAATTATTCCCATCTCCGCAAGTCAAGATACTGCCGGTCCTTTTGGTCGTACCGTTGCCGATGCTGCTACTTTATTGGGCGACCTGACTGGAGTAGATCCCAGCGATCCAGCAACCGCAGCTAGTGAGGGTAAGTTTTATACCGACTATACTCAATTTCTCGATCCTAATGCTCTTGATGGAGCTAGAATTGGCGTTCCCAAAGCCTATTGGGAAAGACTTTCAGAAGACCAAGTACCACTGATAGAAACTGCTATTTCTACCATAGAAAGTCAGGGAGCGACGATTGTTTATGAAGAAATCCCCACTACAGAAGAGCTATCGGAGTTTAGTTCTTCTGTACTTTTCTACGAGTTTAAACGCGACCTCAACGCCTATTTAGATAGCTTAGGTGATGACGCTCCTGTAGACACCTTGGCGGAGGTTATTGCTTTTAATGAAGCCAATGCTGAAGAAGCTCTGAGATACGGACAAACCCGCGCTTTAGAATCACAGGCAATCGACCTGGTAGAAGATCGAGAGCAGTATTTAGAAGATCGAGCCACAGATTTACGTCTGGCAAAAGAAGAAGGCATCGATGCTTACCTCGAACAGTACGACCTCGATGCAATTCTATTTCCCGAAAACTTTGGTGCCAGCATAGCTGCTAAAGCAGGATACCCTAGTATCAACGTCCCTGGCGGTTATATTCCTAACGGCGAACCATTTGGCGTAACCTTTTCAGGCACTGCTTTTAGCGAACCAGAATTAATTGGATTTGCTTATGATTACGAGCAAGCTAGCAAACTGCGCGTTTCTCCCGAAAGCACACCCCCGTTAGAGGGAGAATTATTTGAATATCAAACTCAGGTAACTGTCACTGGAGATGCCAAAGATAACGAGATTTCTCCAGAGTTAGTTGCTGACTTTGACGGCAATGGGGATTTAATCTTTGCAGGTGCGGGAGAAGATCTTATCGATACTTCCCAGGCTCTTACTGGCAGTAATCGAATCTATGGTGGTGCTGGTAAGGATGAAGTTATTGTTGGCTTGGAAGATTTTGCTGCTGGTGGTAAAGGTGACGATCTTTTGGATGCCTCTGTAGGCAGGGGACAAAATCGCCTCTATGGTGGTGCTGGTAATGATGAATTTTTTCTCGGTAGTAAAGATCGCGCTTTTGGTGGCAATGGGTCTGACAGCTTTTTTGTTCTTGCTGGTGGCAACAACTTTCTTACTGGTGGTGTCGGTGCCGACCAGTTCTGGATTGCCAATGCAGAGTTACCCGACGCTGTTAATACTATTACCGACTTTGAAATTGGTAAAGATGTTATCGGTATTGGTGGACTAGATTTGAGTTTTGACGATCTCAGCCTGACACAACAAGACGGTGATACTTTGATTGCTACAAAAACTCAAGACCTGGCAATTTTGCAGGGAATCACAGCAAGTTTAGGCGAAAGTGATTTTGTTTTGGTGTAA
- the larE gene encoding ATP-dependent sacrificial sulfur transferase LarE, with translation MIEAKLQQLRNLFQEMERALIAYSGGVDSTLVAKVAYDVLGDRAIAITAVSPSLMPEELDAAQLQAAEIGIKHELVETHEMDNPNYTSNPVNRCYFCKSELHDTLKPIAHERGYPYVVDGVNADDLQDYRPGIQAAKERGARSPLAETGISKLEVREISRLLGLSWWDKPAQPCLSSRFPYGEAIDLGKLQRVGRAEIYLRNMGYKNLRVRSQADTARIELPPEDIKNFVRDIDLLELTAKFQDLGFMFVTLDLEGYRSGKLNRVLQQSY, from the coding sequence GTGATAGAAGCAAAATTACAGCAACTTAGAAATTTATTTCAAGAAATGGAGCGAGCTTTAATTGCTTATTCTGGTGGTGTTGATAGTACGCTGGTTGCTAAAGTTGCTTACGATGTTTTGGGCGATCGCGCGATCGCAATCACCGCTGTATCTCCTTCGCTAATGCCAGAAGAATTAGATGCAGCACAGCTTCAGGCGGCAGAAATTGGGATTAAACACGAACTGGTAGAAACCCATGAGATGGATAACCCCAACTATACTTCTAACCCCGTCAATCGCTGTTATTTTTGCAAAAGCGAATTACACGATACTCTTAAACCCATTGCACACGAACGAGGCTATCCTTATGTTGTTGATGGAGTAAATGCCGACGACTTACAAGACTATCGCCCAGGAATTCAAGCGGCTAAAGAAAGAGGTGCCAGATCGCCTCTGGCAGAAACGGGCATCAGCAAACTAGAAGTTCGAGAAATTTCGCGGTTGCTAGGGCTTTCCTGGTGGGATAAACCCGCTCAACCCTGTCTCAGTTCGCGTTTTCCCTATGGGGAAGCGATCGATCTTGGCAAGCTACAAAGAGTAGGTAGAGCCGAAATTTATCTGCGTAACATGGGTTATAAGAATCTGCGAGTACGCTCTCAAGCCGATACCGCTAGAATCGAACTACCTCCAGAAGATATTAAAAATTTTGTTAGAGATATCGATTTACTGGAGTTAACTGCTAAATTTCAAGATTTGGGCTTTATGTTTGTCACTCTCGATCTAGAAGGCTACCGTAGCGGCAAACTAAACCGCGTCTTACAGCAAAGTTACTAA
- a CDS encoding ABC transporter permease yields the protein MNPNRVLTIAKNGFQEVIRDRILYFIGFFTLLLILAQRIIPEIAAGTHEKILLDFGIGAIALMSVTIAIFIGTGTINKEIEQRTLLMLVPKPISRAEFILGKQLGLVAVLAVVVTIMMVIYLAMLSFSDITYPLSALIVTAVYLLLELALLIGVALLFGVFTSSILATLLSFGVYLMGHFSQDLVELGKLSENESIKSLTTSLYLILPDLSRLDLKNEAVYGLLPDSGNLAANALYGILYTALLLVLSMTIFARKEF from the coding sequence ATGAATCCCAATAGAGTGCTAACCATTGCCAAAAATGGTTTTCAAGAAGTTATTCGCGATCGCATCCTCTACTTTATCGGCTTTTTTACCCTATTGTTAATTCTCGCCCAGAGAATAATTCCAGAGATTGCCGCAGGTACTCATGAAAAAATACTCTTAGACTTTGGTATCGGTGCTATTGCTCTAATGAGCGTGACCATAGCTATTTTTATCGGTACGGGAACGATTAACAAAGAGATCGAACAGCGCACTTTGTTGATGCTCGTACCAAAACCCATCAGCCGCGCTGAATTTATTTTGGGCAAACAACTAGGTTTAGTAGCAGTTTTAGCAGTCGTGGTAACAATCATGATGGTAATTTACCTGGCAATGCTAAGTTTTTCTGACATTACCTATCCTTTAAGCGCGCTAATAGTTACGGCTGTTTATCTGTTGCTAGAGTTAGCTTTATTAATTGGTGTAGCCTTATTGTTCGGCGTATTTACCAGTTCGATTCTGGCAACTTTACTTAGTTTTGGCGTTTACTTGATGGGTCATTTCAGCCAGGATTTAGTAGAGCTAGGAAAATTGAGTGAAAACGAGAGTATTAAAAGTTTAACTACCAGTCTCTATTTAATTCTGCCCGACCTTTCGCGACTGGATTTAAAGAATGAGGCAGTTTACGGTTTGCTGCCCGACTCGGGCAATTTAGCTGCCAATGCTTTGTATGGTATTTTATACACGGCTTTATTATTGGTTTTATCGATGACTATTTTTGCTCGTAAAGAATTTTAG
- a CDS encoding inositol monophosphatase family protein: MNEFWQQVLDFCQETTQTVGDRLREDFGKIQATAKADGSLVTKADKWSDKAIREAIATAFPEHGVLTEETTHVFPATDWCWIVDPVDGTTNFTRGVPIWAISLGLFYQGMPVFGFVYLPMLQQSFYGYWYGETGLNGPTGAYLNQQPLSTTQDNPSKSHLFNFCARSLLVLQHPFPCKVRMIGVASYNLLLVAAGAAIGGVEATPKIWDIAAAWVIIKAAGGEFVFLDENSVFPLQIGKNYGSTPFPSLGICRSELVAKFEPLVKCVVER; the protein is encoded by the coding sequence ATGAATGAATTTTGGCAACAGGTGTTAGATTTTTGTCAGGAAACAACTCAGACTGTAGGCGATCGCTTGAGGGAAGATTTTGGTAAAATACAAGCCACTGCTAAAGCCGATGGCAGCTTAGTAACCAAAGCCGACAAATGGTCGGATAAAGCTATTAGAGAAGCGATCGCTACTGCTTTTCCCGAACATGGCGTACTGACAGAAGAAACTACCCATGTCTTTCCCGCTACCGACTGGTGCTGGATCGTCGATCCTGTAGATGGGACGACCAACTTTACTCGCGGCGTGCCTATCTGGGCAATTTCGTTGGGTTTGTTTTACCAGGGTATGCCAGTATTTGGCTTTGTTTATTTACCCATGCTGCAACAGTCTTTTTATGGCTATTGGTATGGTGAAACTGGTTTAAATGGTCCTACTGGAGCCTATCTCAACCAGCAACCCCTCTCAACAACTCAAGATAATCCCAGCAAAAGTCATTTATTTAACTTCTGCGCTCGTAGTTTGTTAGTATTGCAACATCCTTTTCCCTGCAAAGTAAGAATGATCGGGGTTGCCAGTTATAACCTGTTACTAGTAGCAGCAGGAGCGGCAATTGGTGGTGTAGAAGCTACCCCCAAAATTTGGGATATTGCGGCGGCATGGGTAATTATCAAAGCTGCAGGTGGCGAATTTGTGTTTTTAGACGAAAACTCCGTATTTCCCCTACAGATAGGGAAAAATTATGGCAGTACTCCTTTTCCCAGCCTGGGTATCTGCCGCTCCGAATTGGTGGCAAAATTTGAGCCTTTAGTCAAATGTGTAGTCGAGCGATAA